The stretch of DNA CCCGCTAGGTGCACCCTCTGGTGCCGATTGGACCGGAAAGAGAGAAAATAGCCTGAAGAGACTGTACCGATCCCCCTTCAACCGCACCCGGCAGGCCCGCCGGATCGGCACACCTATACCGCCGTCCGTGAATACTTCCCTGAGTGTGAACCAGCGTGCCTGACAAGTCTGTGAATGATGTGACAGAAGAGGTGCCCTCCACAGAAGTGATGGAGCGGTGCGTGGAACAGGACCTTGACGGCCTCGTCGACCTCCTCTTCAACGGCGGGTCCAGAAACGTGCGGGAGGACGCTGCCCTCGCGATCGGGATATTGATGGGAGACGACGCCATCGAGCCGTTTATCGGTCTCTTTGCCCACGAGGACCCCGAGATCAGAATGGTGGCGTCCTGGGGCCTCAACGCCATCGGTGCGCCGGCCGTCGGCGGACTTGTTGCCGCCCTCTCAAATGAAGACGCCATCATCAGGAAATGGGCCGTCTATACGCTCGGGTTCATCGGGGGCTGCAGGGCCGAGAGGGCGCTCGCGCAGATGGTGGACGACGAAGATCCTGATGTCAGGTGGTGGGCGGCATGGGCCCTCGACCATATCCTGGAGATGCACGGGACCTGCTGCTCGGGCTGCTGATGTCTCTCCCTCCCCTCCTTTGAAACACTTTTTTTTCTTTTTTTCCATCTCTATTCTCGGGATCAAAAAAGAAATGTATTAAGTACTTAAATGGAGTTATTTTAACAGAGACGCATGCGCGCGATTGATGAGGGCAGATCTCTGGAGGCACTTGAGGAGCGATCCGGGGAAGACCTCTGGCAGAGGGTCTTCGATGCGATCGAGGATCCCATTTTTATCCAGAACGCCAGTGGCGTCATCCTCCGGGCCAACCGGGCTGCCGGCGCCCTGCTGGGACGGTCTGCCGAAGCCCTTGTCGGCAGGTTCTGCTATGAGGTCGTCCATGGCACGGCGAGTTTCATCGAAGGGTGCCCCTTTGTCAGGTCATGGGCGTCGCGCTGCAGGGAGAGTTATACCCTCTTCATGCATGACCGGTGGTATCGGGTCACCATCGATCCCCTCCTCGATGCGAAACAGAACGTCGTCGGGGCGATCCACATCATCGCCGATATGAGCGAGATCAAACGGATCGATGAGTTAAGGTCGCATCTCGCCGCAATCCTCGAGACCAGCGAGGAAGCCATCGTCGGCACCGCCCTGGACGGGCGGATCGTCTCCATGAATGCATCGGCACAACGTCTCTTCGGCTTCGACAGCGCAGGGGCACAGGGCCGGCAGGTCACCGATACCGTCCCTGATGAACGAAAAGTGGCGTGGAACGCGGCGATCTCGCGGGTGATCGGCGGCGATGCCGGAAAACGTTTTGAGTCCGAGATCGTCGTCGGCGGGGAACGCCTGGAAATATCGGTCGGAATATCTCGTGTCCTCGATGAGCGAGGAGTTGTCGGCGGCATCTCCTTCATGATCCACGATCTGTCGGCGCAGCGGAGGGCCGAACGCGCCCTTGTGGCGTACGTGACCGAGGCGTCGCTGAGGATGAAGGTCCCGCTCGGTGCCGTTTCAGAGGAGGTTGACCGGGTTACCGCCCTCCTTGCCGGGGGAGCGATCACGCCGCTGGAGGCGGTCGCCATCCTTAAGGTCCAGAAAACTCATCTCGACCAGATCGCCCGGAATCTCGCCGATCTCGATCGCGCCGTCGCCAACTCTGACGGAGAGATCCCTGAGGCGTACCGGCGATTTTTTGCCGGAGAATAGGGGTATAGGCCCCTTCACACTATCTTATTGTGCATATGTAACTTCGGAAGGTGTTTTTACTTTCAGCGCACAAACTCCCTACCTGAGGGAATGCTGAATGTGTGTTGCAGTTCCGGCCGAAGTAATTGAGATCAAGGACGGCAATATCGGCGTCGTTGATTATGGCGAGCTCAGACAGGAGGTGCGGCTCGATCTCGTCGATGTCGAGATCGGCGAGTTCGTCCTTGTTCATGTCGGCTTTGCCATCCAGAAGCTGAGCCGTGAGGAGGGCCTGTCCACCAGAGAACTCTTCAAGGAAGTCTACGCGGCGATGGAAGAATAACAATGCATGAATACAGCATCGCATACGACATCGCCGCAACGGCGCGGCGTGCGGCTCTTGAAAATCACGCCTCGCAGGTGAAAACGGTCAGGGTCGACATCGGCGAGATCGCCATGGTCAACCCCGATCAGGTGAAATTCCTTTTTGATGCCATTATCGAGGACGACCCCCTCTTCAAAGGCGTTGTGATGGTCTGCCGTGAGATAAAAGTTACAAGCCGGTGCGACTGCGGGTATGAAGGCAATGAACGTTTTGTCTGTCCGCAGTGCGGCGGTCTACCCCAGATCGTCGGAGGAAAAGAGATCGTCGTTTCGAATATTGAGATAGAAGTGGATGAGTCATGAAAGTCAACCTGATGCATGGTGCGGGCGGCGAGGTGATGGGCGAACTCCTCGGCGTTCTTACAAAATTTACCCACAACAACGCCGGCGGGATCGGTCTTGAGTCCCTGGACGACGGTGCAGTGATCCCGATCGGAGACCAGAAGATCGTCTTTACGACCGACAGCCATGTCGTCCACCCGATCTTTTTCCCGGGCGGGGACATCGGGAGGATCGCCGTGTCGGGCACGATCAACGATCTGGCGATGATGGGCGGCCGGCCCATCGCCCTCTCCTGCGGCATGGTCATCGAGGAGGGCTTCGAGGTCGCCGACCTCGAGCGGATCGTCTCCTCGATGGACGGCGCTCTGGGGGAGGTCGGCGCTTCGATCGTCACCGGCGATACCAAAGTCCTCGAAAAGGGTTCCCTTGACGGGATCGTGATCAATACCGCGGGAATCGGCGTCGCCGAGAAGGTCGTGCGGGACAACGGTCTCCTGCCCGGCGACGTCATCATCGCCAGCGGCACCATCGGCGATCACGGCATCGCCATCATGGCCCACCGCGAGGGCTTCGATCTCGGCGAGCAGATCAGGTCAGACGTCGCCCCCCTCTGGGGGATGGTGAAACTGGCGCTCGCCGCCGGGGAGATCCACGCGATGAAAGATCCGACGCGCGGCGGGTTTGCAAACGCGATAAACGAGATGGCGCGCAAAAGCGGTGTGCATGTCGAGATCGAGGAGGAGGCCCTCCCGATCAGGACGAACGTCAGGAGCGCCGCCGCCATGCTCGGCATCGACCCGCTCGAAGTCGCCAACGAGGGCAAGGCAATCATGGGCGTCGCCGCGGAGGATGCTGAAGCAATCCTCGCCGCCCTGCGGTCCCACCCCTATGGGCAGGACGCCGCCGTCATCGGAAGGGTCACGGAAGGGCGCGACGTCGTGATGAAGACAAAGATCGGCGGCGAGCGCTATATCGAACCGCCGGTGGGCGACCCGGTTCCCCGGGTCTGCTGAACATTATTTTACTCTCTGGAGGCTGGACCTATGGGTGATCAGGTATCGTGCGTGCTGAAAAACGTCACCCTCCCTGACGGCAGGGTGACCGACCTCACCCTCGGCGGAGGAAGGGTGCTCCACGCCGGTGCGCCGGGCCGGGCCGAGGAGGTGATCGACGCCGCAGGGCTGGTCTGCGTCCCTGCCGCGGTGGACATGCACACCCACCTCAGGGGCGGGGGCCAGCGCCAGAAGGAGGACTGGCGGAGCGGGACGACGAGCGCTCTTTTCGGCGGGGTGACGGTCGTTGTCGACCAGCCGAACACCGTCCCGCCGCTGACGACGCCCGGGGCCTTTGCGGCGCGGGTGCGGGAGGCAGAAGAGGAGGCCGTCTGCGCCTTCGGCATCAACGGTGGCGTCGTTCCAGGCGCGGACCTTGCCGGACTCTGGCGTGCCGGGGCCCTTGCCTTCGGCGAGATCTTTGCCGGCCCTTCCAGTTATGGCGCCGCCGTGCCACCTGAAACTCTTCGTGAGGCGTTTATCTCCCTGCGTGCCCTCGGCGCCCTCGCCACCGTCCATGCAGAGGACCCCCTGCCCGGGACGCCCGCGGACCTGCCCGATCACGACCGCCTCAGGCCCGCCCTGACCGAGGCGGAGGCCGTGAGGGCGGTCTGCGCTCTCCTCCCTCCCGGGGGGCGGGTCCACTTCTGCCATATGAGCACCGCCGCTGCCGTCGACGCCGCCTGCGGCACCGTCGAGGCGACGCCGCACCATCTCTTTCTCTCGTGGGAACGCTTCGACCGGGACGACACCCGGGCGCGGGTCAACCCTCCTCTCCGCACAGAGCGGGAGCGAAAAGCGCTCTGGAGCCGCTGGGAAAGGATCGACGCCGTCGCCTCCGACCATGCGCCCCACACGGCTGCCGAGAAGGGCGCTCCTTTCCCCGACGCCC from Methanofollis liminatans DSM 4140 encodes:
- the hypE gene encoding hydrogenase expression/formation protein HypE; this translates as MKVNLMHGAGGEVMGELLGVLTKFTHNNAGGIGLESLDDGAVIPIGDQKIVFTTDSHVVHPIFFPGGDIGRIAVSGTINDLAMMGGRPIALSCGMVIEEGFEVADLERIVSSMDGALGEVGASIVTGDTKVLEKGSLDGIVINTAGIGVAEKVVRDNGLLPGDVIIASGTIGDHGIAIMAHREGFDLGEQIRSDVAPLWGMVKLALAAGEIHAMKDPTRGGFANAINEMARKSGVHVEIEEEALPIRTNVRSAAAMLGIDPLEVANEGKAIMGVAAEDAEAILAALRSHPYGQDAAVIGRVTEGRDVVMKTKIGGERYIEPPVGDPVPRVC
- the pyrC gene encoding dihydroorotase — encoded protein: MGDQVSCVLKNVTLPDGRVTDLTLGGGRVLHAGAPGRAEEVIDAAGLVCVPAAVDMHTHLRGGGQRQKEDWRSGTTSALFGGVTVVVDQPNTVPPLTTPGAFAARVREAEEEAVCAFGINGGVVPGADLAGLWRAGALAFGEIFAGPSSYGAAVPPETLREAFISLRALGALATVHAEDPLPGTPADLPDHDRLRPALTEAEAVRAVCALLPPGGRVHFCHMSTAAAVDAACGTVEATPHHLFLSWERFDRDDTRARVNPPLRTERERKALWSRWERIDAVASDHAPHTAAEKGAPFPDAPSGMPGVETMLPLLMAEVFAGRITLESVIEKTSSNPARILGIPKAGFEPGDRADFALYPRETVQIDPDALHTKCRWTPFEGMAAVFPEIVVMGGRCAVRDGDLLSCRGEWIRGKGYYPRGAQ
- a CDS encoding HEAT repeat domain-containing protein, which gives rise to MPSTEVMERCVEQDLDGLVDLLFNGGSRNVREDAALAIGILMGDDAIEPFIGLFAHEDPEIRMVASWGLNAIGAPAVGGLVAALSNEDAIIRKWAVYTLGFIGGCRAERALAQMVDDEDPDVRWWAAWALDHILEMHGTCCSGC
- a CDS encoding PAS domain-containing protein, yielding MRAIDEGRSLEALEERSGEDLWQRVFDAIEDPIFIQNASGVILRANRAAGALLGRSAEALVGRFCYEVVHGTASFIEGCPFVRSWASRCRESYTLFMHDRWYRVTIDPLLDAKQNVVGAIHIIADMSEIKRIDELRSHLAAILETSEEAIVGTALDGRIVSMNASAQRLFGFDSAGAQGRQVTDTVPDERKVAWNAAISRVIGGDAGKRFESEIVVGGERLEISVGISRVLDERGVVGGISFMIHDLSAQRRAERALVAYVTEASLRMKVPLGAVSEEVDRVTALLAGGAITPLEAVAILKVQKTHLDQIARNLADLDRAVANSDGEIPEAYRRFFAGE
- a CDS encoding hydrogenase maturation nickel metallochaperone HypA/HybF produces the protein MHEYSIAYDIAATARRAALENHASQVKTVRVDIGEIAMVNPDQVKFLFDAIIEDDPLFKGVVMVCREIKVTSRCDCGYEGNERFVCPQCGGLPQIVGGKEIVVSNIEIEVDES
- a CDS encoding HypC/HybG/HupF family hydrogenase formation chaperone → MCVAVPAEVIEIKDGNIGVVDYGELRQEVRLDLVDVEIGEFVLVHVGFAIQKLSREEGLSTRELFKEVYAAMEE